The proteins below come from a single Serratia ficaria genomic window:
- a CDS encoding CobW family GTP-binding protein, giving the protein MTKTNLITGFLGSGKTTTIRHLLAQKPEHERWAVLVNEFGEIGIDGALLADSGAVLKEIPGGCMCCVNGLPMQVGLNMLLQQAKPDRLLIEPTGLGHPKQILSLLTQDSYAGWVDLQATLCLLDARQLSQPRYRDNENFRDQLAAADLILASKSDTYRPEDVLALQAWTAQDPLQRPCHRIEQGQADAAWLDSPRTNRTELPDAQHHHSHAKTQGLAALRLPENSRWRRALNQGQGFTGCGWIFDGETRFDTVGFMEWVRLAPVDRAKGVVHIAEGTLLINRQGQDLSIETRPVAPLDSRIELIHSENADWNALQAALFKIRLS; this is encoded by the coding sequence ATGACCAAAACCAACCTGATTACCGGCTTCCTCGGCAGCGGTAAAACCACCACCATCCGCCATTTGCTGGCGCAAAAACCCGAGCATGAGCGCTGGGCGGTATTGGTGAACGAGTTCGGCGAAATCGGCATCGACGGCGCGCTGCTGGCCGACAGCGGCGCCGTGCTGAAAGAGATCCCCGGCGGCTGCATGTGCTGCGTGAACGGCCTGCCGATGCAGGTCGGGCTGAACATGCTGCTGCAGCAGGCCAAACCCGACCGTTTGCTGATCGAACCCACCGGGCTCGGCCATCCGAAACAAATCCTGTCGCTGCTGACCCAGGACAGCTACGCCGGCTGGGTAGATTTGCAGGCCACCCTGTGCCTGCTGGATGCCCGCCAGCTTAGCCAGCCCCGCTACCGCGACAATGAAAACTTCCGCGACCAGCTGGCGGCGGCCGACCTGATTCTGGCCAGCAAAAGCGACACCTACCGGCCGGAAGACGTGCTGGCGCTGCAGGCCTGGACGGCGCAGGATCCCCTGCAGCGGCCCTGCCATCGCATCGAGCAAGGACAGGCCGACGCGGCGTGGCTGGACAGCCCGCGCACGAATCGCACAGAATTGCCGGATGCGCAGCATCATCATAGCCATGCCAAAACGCAGGGGCTGGCGGCGCTGCGGCTGCCGGAAAATTCACGCTGGCGCCGGGCGCTCAACCAGGGACAAGGGTTTACCGGCTGTGGCTGGATTTTTGACGGCGAGACCCGGTTCGACACCGTCGGCTTTATGGAATGGGTGCGGCTGGCGCCGGTGGATCGCGCCAAAGGCGTAGTGCACATCGCCGAAGGCACGCTGCTGATCAACCGCCAGGGGCAAGACCTCAGCATAGAAACCCGCCCGGTGGCGCCGCTGGACAGCCGCATTGAGCTGATCCACAGCGAAAACGCCGACTGGAACGCCCTGCAAGCGGCATTGTTTAAGATTCGTTTAAGTTAA
- a CDS encoding TetR family transcriptional regulator — MSVHRDPPAKSPRKNDPEGLKQRIFESALAEFSESGLKGARLERIAEQADTTKRMVVYHFKNKEALYIAVLEYAYTHIRQDEIALNLATLPPMEAMQRLVEASFDYHAAHPAFIRLVSLENMQRGQYARQSEKLKQLNTSALQTLEDILQRGVREGLFPAETQARDLHRIISSLCFHHAANQYTFDTLFEGNRTADEKLAYYRQMTVTVVMRYLNCG; from the coding sequence TTGAGCGTTCATCGCGATCCCCCAGCCAAAAGCCCGCGTAAAAACGATCCCGAAGGCCTGAAACAGCGCATTTTTGAAAGCGCACTGGCGGAGTTCTCCGAGTCCGGTCTGAAGGGCGCGCGCCTCGAACGCATCGCCGAGCAGGCCGACACCACCAAACGCATGGTGGTGTATCACTTCAAGAATAAAGAGGCGCTGTATATCGCGGTGCTGGAATACGCCTACACCCATATACGACAGGACGAAATCGCCCTCAATCTGGCGACCCTGCCGCCCATGGAGGCGATGCAGCGGCTGGTGGAGGCCAGCTTCGATTATCATGCGGCGCACCCGGCCTTTATCCGCCTGGTCAGCCTGGAAAACATGCAGCGCGGCCAATATGCCCGGCAGTCCGAAAAGCTGAAGCAGCTCAATACCAGCGCGCTGCAGACGCTGGAAGACATTCTGCAGCGCGGCGTGCGCGAGGGCCTGTTCCCCGCCGAAACCCAGGCGCGCGATTTGCACCGCATCATCAGCTCGCTGTGTTTCCATCACGCCGCCAACCAATATACTTTTGACACGTTGTTTGAAGGAAATCGCACCGCCGACGAAAAACTCGCCTATTATCGTCAAATGACGGTAACGGTGGTGATGCGTTATTTAAACTGCGGCTGA
- a CDS encoding phosphatase PAP2 family protein — MTRRNLPFIILLNLLGIALFLSWFLPANHGEWFTLDSAIFFFFNRHLATDPAFLHLVAITNNRAFDVISLIAMGLLYLYFYLKQDAAGRRRLLITGVVMLLTAVVLNQLGHLLPVKHPSPTLTFDSINRVSELTGIPTKDASSDSFPGDHGMMLIIFSCFMLRYFNRRAFAVALLITLFFSLPRVMIGAHWFTDIAVGSLSVVLVGASWCLMTPFSDWLIDRLNRLLPGKHRPGRS; from the coding sequence ATGACGCGCCGCAATTTACCCTTCATCATTCTATTAAACTTACTGGGCATTGCGCTGTTCCTGTCCTGGTTCCTGCCGGCTAACCATGGCGAGTGGTTTACCCTGGACTCAGCGATTTTCTTTTTCTTTAACCGCCATCTGGCGACCGACCCGGCGTTTTTGCACCTGGTCGCCATCACCAACAACCGCGCTTTCGACGTTATTTCACTGATCGCCATGGGGCTGCTGTACCTGTACTTCTATTTGAAACAGGACGCCGCCGGCCGCCGCCGTTTATTGATTACCGGCGTGGTGATGCTGCTGACCGCCGTGGTGCTCAACCAGCTCGGCCACCTGCTGCCGGTGAAGCACCCCAGCCCGACGCTGACCTTTGACTCCATCAACCGCGTCAGCGAACTGACCGGCATTCCCACCAAGGACGCCTCCAGCGACAGCTTCCCGGGCGATCACGGCATGATGCTGATCATTTTCTCCTGCTTTATGCTGCGCTACTTCAACCGCCGGGCCTTTGCCGTGGCGCTGCTGATCACCCTGTTCTTCTCCCTGCCGCGGGTGATGATCGGCGCGCACTGGTTCACCGATATCGCCGTCGGCTCGCTGTCGGTGGTGCTGGTCGGCGCCAGCTGGTGCCTGATGACGCCGTTCAGCGACTGGCTGATCGACCGGTTGAACCGCCTGTTGCCCGGTAAGCATCGGCCAGGCCGGTCATAA
- the mepS gene encoding bifunctional murein DD-endopeptidase/murein LD-carboxypeptidase — MVKSQPFLRYFLRAIPAIAAAVMLSACSSTHTSNLNNAQTEMRAVNDKDGLLLQASQDEFEAMVRNVDVKSKIMDQYADWKGVRYRLGGETKRGIDCSAFVQRTFREQFGMDLPRSTYQQEDVGKKIQRTKLRPGDLVLFRAGSTGRHVGIYLGNDQFVHASTSSGVMISKLTDNYWNKRYREARRVLTSS, encoded by the coding sequence ATGGTCAAATCTCAACCGTTTTTGAGATATTTTTTGCGGGCGATCCCTGCAATTGCCGCCGCGGTCATGCTCTCCGCGTGCAGCTCGACTCACACTTCGAACTTGAATAACGCACAAACTGAGATGCGTGCAGTTAATGACAAAGACGGTCTTTTACTGCAAGCCTCTCAGGATGAATTCGAAGCCATGGTTCGTAACGTTGACGTTAAGTCAAAGATTATGGATCAGTATGCAGACTGGAAAGGCGTTCGCTACCGTTTAGGCGGTGAAACCAAGCGCGGCATCGATTGCTCGGCGTTTGTACAGCGCACCTTCCGCGAACAGTTTGGCATGGACTTACCGCGTTCTACCTATCAACAGGAAGATGTCGGCAAGAAAATCCAGCGCACCAAACTGCGTCCAGGCGATCTGGTGCTGTTCCGCGCCGGCTCTACCGGGCGCCACGTCGGCATCTATTTGGGTAACGATCAATTCGTTCATGCCTCCACCAGCAGCGGCGTGATGATTTCCAAGCTGACCGATAACTACTGGAATAAACGTTATCGCGAAGCGCGTCGGGTGCTGACCAGCAGTTGA